Proteins co-encoded in one Methylobacterium sp. WL1 genomic window:
- a CDS encoding TM2 domain-containing protein, with amino-acid sequence MESTTQEKILIEQRVTNEGLSVVLAYLLWFFLGVFSAHRFYLGRTGSAILQSVLNCILIGFIWVVVDLFLLPGMVRAKQAALRARLTRELSPSGSRALASPTHG; translated from the coding sequence ATGGAATCGACCACGCAAGAGAAGATCCTGATCGAGCAGCGCGTGACCAACGAAGGGCTGAGCGTCGTCCTGGCCTACCTGCTCTGGTTTTTCTTGGGCGTCTTCTCCGCGCACCGATTTTATCTCGGGCGCACAGGCTCTGCGATCCTTCAGAGCGTCCTCAACTGCATCCTGATCGGATTCATCTGGGTCGTCGTCGACCTGTTCCTCCTCCCAGGCATGGTGCGCGCCAAGCAGGCCGCCCTTCGCGCACGCTTGACGCGGGAACTCAGCCCGTCCGGCAGCCGCGCTCTGGCCTCGCCCACGCACGGTTGA